The Falco biarmicus isolate bFalBia1 chromosome 14, bFalBia1.pri, whole genome shotgun sequence DNA segment TGTAACCATTCATTGTCAAAGACTACCCATTTAGGAGAAAAAACTACATGAGCTTGTTACGGTTTTCTCTCTCTATCACCTGTGTGGAGCTGATTCTACAGCGGGGGCAGAGGGAGTTCTGCAGGCACTCGGACTCAGGGCATCAGATCTTGCAGTGATGTTTGATTGGAACTGCGTCCCTGTGTTTTGGAACTGAAGATGAGCTATCCAGTTACACTTTCAGATGCTACAAGACTTATCAGCATGTCTGGGAGCAAAAATAACAGCATCCCAGCCCTCAGTGGTGCGAAGGTGAGATGGAAGGTCAGCTTGGATGAGCTGTCAGGAGCAGCGTTTGGTGATACAGCAACAAGATAGGTATCTTGGTTAAAATCTAGGAAAATAGTTTCTGATTTTGTTACAATGCCTAAATCCAGACTATTCAGTGGAGTTGGTGGGACTCGGTCTGTCTGTGATGGGATCTCAAATGCTGTCATTAATCAGTGGCTCCAAATACCTTTTATCCTGTTTCTCCATTCTTGTGTCCTTTCCAGCCTCCTTTTCCAAGGGTTTCCTCAGCCAGCTTCAGTATGGGAATGGCCAGTGAAACTGGTGTCATTTctcagaaaagagagaagaataaaCACTGGAATGTATCCTTGAATTTCTTCTGTTAAAGGAACAATCAGGCAATGAAATAATATAGCAAGCATAATTCTTTTGGGTATCCTTGAAACTCTCAATGATACATTTAATTTAGAACCATTAGAGTGCCATTACATGCTAAATACTTTCTGATACCTAAAAGCACAGAGTATTGTGCATTAAGACTTAACAATCATCTTATGCAATAGGTAATTATCTTcccagtattttcattttcaatctcaaataattttccatAATGATATTTCTTTCATTGTGCCAATAATAACTGCCTGCTAAATTTAGAAAGAATTATGCATGTTGGGTGTAAGTATTGCTAACCTGTATTGCTAACCACTCTTGTAGATTCATAAACTGTCAGAAGAAAACTTAAACAAGATGACCTTTAACTGTCATCCTCTGTAATATTTATCTATCACATGGTTATCAAAGTGCTGTACGTACACTGAGCTAGAAGGCAGCTTTAGTCACTTGTCCATGCGGAGACATGAAGAGTCCCCAGGGACCCTTGAGTGAGCTGCCCAGACCTTGAATCTGCATCCACTGACCTGGTACAAAAGGTGGTGGAGCTTTGTGCCAGTCTAAATAGCAAGATGGGAGTGGGGAGGATTTTGCCCGAGtcaccacagctgctgcagtgatTTTACtatcactttttatttcttttgcatcaTCTAACCCATTGTTAACAACCCACTGAGACCTGACATTGAATAATTGTCTTTGTAGATAAATATACTCTCAGAAATCCTTCTTTCACTGGTTTAAAAAAGAGCACGCATTTCCTGGTGTATGTATTCCTAAAAATAAGCAATCTAGGAGTAAATGAGAATGACTTAGAAATCAAAGGAGCCTAGAGATTGCTGCTTTCTCAGAGGGCGAGCAGAGTCAACTGATACAATCAAAGCCGTGGGGAGGAGGATGCGTTTGCACCGGCAACACACCGCTGCCCATCAGGTCACGTTCAAGCCAGAGCCGTGGAAGCTGTTCCCATCACTTAAAATTATTAGGATGTGACTCAGAAGTGCATAGCAATTTTTTATTAGATTTGTCTTTGTGTGTGTCCTCTCCCTGTGAAAACCATCAATGCACAATTCTGTGACAGAACGTCAGCAGAGATGTGTTGGAGAAGAGCAAATGTAATGGTGCCGGCGTGGAAGATATTATTTCAGCCGAAAGAAAATTACATGTCTTCATTCTGGCTGACAGCCTAAACAATGCCATGCTTGAAACATAAATGATACACTGTTTAGCTGGAAAAGCCATTAGGCCTTCTCAAAACAAATAGCGCTTTGCATTTTACATAAGCCAGTTGACAGGTCTTTAAAAATTTACTTCcagattttgctttctgaaaaaaaaaatcaatagcaagAACGACGACCTGGCATTGCTCTGCACTGTGCAGCTTGCTCTTCCTCCCGCTGCTACACCTCCGAAGCAGGAAACACACTGACAGATTTGCCCAAGAAATGGCATTTCCAGCCATTTCTCGGCAGCCTGAGAAGTCTTAATTTTTCCAGCACTTTCCTGACTGCTTGTTCAGCTTTTATCCAAATCTTTGTTGCCTCTAATCACTTTATAATGTTATGAGAGCTTTAGCAACAACTTTAGAAGATCAGGGtacattttgtcttttatcaggaatgtaataaaataattacagcatGCAAGGGACAAGGCCAGGCCTGTGTTGCTCTCGTATTGATCctcttttgctgccttttcattttaaattagaGTAATAGAAAACAGAGTTGGGAAGACTTTCAGCAGATCTTCCAGTCCATCCTTTACCCTAAGGCAAAATCAACTTTACTTATACCAGTGCTGGCAGATATTTGTCTTATCACTATGGGTGTTTTTCAAGACCTGCAGCGATGGCAATTCCATGTGCTGTGTGGACCACTTATTCCTTAAAATTAGAAATTGTTACCTAATGTCTAAATTTAAGTCTGTTACCTTCTGTCCTGTAAAGCCTATGCAGAAAGAATGACCGCATGAAGGACAGCGAGGTTCAAAGCAGTGTGGTACAGAAAGAGGCAGGGTCAGGCTGTCCATCCACGTAGACTTAGCAATGCCACAGCAGAGACAAAGTGGTGTAAAATGGACTCAGGGGAGGACTAAAGCTCCAGTTCCTCTAAAAACCTCTGCAACCTCCTTCTTTACCCTGCTGGGGTGTGCAGCAGCCAGgttgggggtgcagggggggtgtcAGGCATAGCTTTGGCATGCTGCaccatggcacagcatggcatgcTGCTCATtgcaaagcagggaaaaattGTATTCAGCAGCAGATTATGGAACAAAGAGTTtgctaatgaaaataaagaatacaagcagaagatgatagtTCAAGTGTCCAACATACGGAACTGTatattaaatttctttcttattgaAAGCAATTTCAAGTTAGAAACAAGTGGGTATGAAGTGGAACttgtttgcatatttttaatgccAACATTTCTCCCCAAAAGCCAAGGAACTGAAGGTGATCTGTCTAACTTCAAGTAATCTGGCTGTAGCTACTGTACATTGAAATATTAATCTTTTTCCACTAATTGCTGTGTGGGAGTTATTCACAGAATGAAAGAACCTTCTGTATTTGCTATTGTACATACCAGttccattatatttttttacttctctgtcATCTGTACAGGTTAGTATTTCACTATATTAGCAATCACAAAAAATCTTTACTTGAATGATACAGAGAAAGGCATTCAAAACTGAAACTAGGATTCAGTTGAGCAGGCAAGTTACCAATTCAAACACATTTGCTGAAAGCAAGCCCCTCTTTAGTAGGAAAGTCTCTTTTGAGTTAGGAAATGAAGTTTACCTCCTGCTGTATTCACAGCAAAGTATTACTAAAGGGCAGGCTTCTTAATCGCCACCCCCAAAGTTGGTAGGATCTTATCTGCTGGTTttttgctgtggatttttttttttttttttcaggagggaTAATCTGAAACCTATATTGCATACACAGATACCCATTAGAGGTAGGGgtttcagttttcttgtttCCACATTCCATTTGAAAGTACTGGgcaatattttcaaacatttagATAAACATCTACATCTCTTTAGAGATCTAAATCCAAGTCAGCAGTGCCAGCatgtctgaaaataaaaacatacaactgAAAGGAACATCTTGGAAAGCCGAGACCAATTTCTTAATCTGTAAGTTGATCAAAGTCCATCTCAGAAAAAGTAAGGGAAGATACTGATTGAGGAACCTAGACATCCATGCCTGAGACGGTCACCCAACAGGCTCAAAAATATGACCTGAAACTCAATATTATGGGTGTGTTAGGTTCTGAGGATAAGTATAAGATTAAGaagggagcagagggctggcaggaaggtgtaaagaggaaaaaaaagaggacaaacTATGAGAAGGACTAATGATGGGGAAGAGAATGTTTCCAGTCTCTGTTAAACATGAGGGCTAATCTTGGAATCACAGGGGGACTGAATCCTTACGTGATCAGTACTGCCACTCCAGTGAAGCCTAGAGAGTTGAATCTTGGGACATTTTAGCTGCGTAATTGTGTTCAGAGTGGTGATTGTAACATTAGAAGTAATTATTTAGATCAATGTTTATTTCTACATGCCACAAAAGAGAACAAACATTAGataatcagaagaaaacaaattcagtATCAATGAAAGAATCTTGCTTGCTGTGGATAGTGCAGCCCCGTGTCCATGGGTAGTATTCTTTGTGAACAAGGATGTTTGGTCTCACCATCTTCTGGAGGTACGGCACTGGGGTTGTAATGAACTTCAGCTATGGaaaagaattaggaaaaagaTTCCATTATAATAATACCAGTTAATAGATTTAGAAAGAAACTTGTCTGTGCAGAACTCACTGATTTAACGTCTTTGGGGAAATAACAGAAACCAGTGTGTTTCCGACCCCAGGCAGGAATGTTTGGTGCTTAGGTCAGGATTCCTATAAAGACATTCCTTTTTCAGAACACGGGTCCGCAACAATTTCTCCATTTTAGAAGGCAAAGCATCCTGCTGGGATTCTTCTGGATTAAACAGGCTGAAGCAGGTCCTGTTCATCTTTCTGTAATCTTCAAGACCTCTTCTCTTTTGGGAATGCAGGAGAGAGACTATAGTGCTCCCTAACTGGAAGCAGGTCCCTGAGAATGAgagccagccagcccaggcagggcaTCTCGCAGGTGCCTAAGGTGGGAGCTGAGCAGGGTCCCCTTCCTGCTGGAGAAGAGCCGTACCAGGATCTTAAGGGCTTTCTTACTTCCCTTAGTACAGCAAAAGCCATCTGCAGTGTGGTCATTAACCCCAAACTGGAGGCTGGCACagacaaagcagcaaaaagttTCCCATTTCTCTCCACTGGTTGGGATTTGACAATCACCATATGGAACCCATGCGTTCTAGCCCATGCAGAGCATGCTGTTTTTCTTACTGATCCTAAAATGTATATCCGGACAAGTCCTGGGACGGAAATCTGAACCACTGAAAGTTGAACTTGTTCCATTAGAACTTAGGCTCCACGAGGCCTGGGATGGTGATATGTGGTTTAAAGGCTTTGGTGTAGATCCAACAGTTGCACCTGACCCACTCCAGTCTGAAATCAGAATGGAAGGCACAGGAATAAAGTTCTGGATGGGTGTCACATCTCAAACCACTaggaagcagggaagagaagggtCTGTGCTTGCTTCTTGTGTCGTCCTTGTACCTACCCTGAAGCCGTGGGTCTCCGTGCAGCACAGTACACAGTTCCTGCTGGTAATTTTGACACTGGCTCCGTCCCAATTGTGCCGGTGGGGCTGGATACCTGCAATTCAGTCTTCTGTTTCCCCTTTTGGGACCCAGTCTAGTAATACTAACTTGGATAAGGTCACAGCGAAGAAGACAGGAGGTACACAGAGGAGCAGAGTGGCAGccttacctttattttttttatattaccCTTATTGTACCATACAGCATCGCGCTGGCTCATGGTCAAGGGGGGATACTCTATGTGCTACTTGGAACATTCTTGCTGAATTCCCCCTGTGCAAATGGAAAGCTACATATTCCCCAGCAGTACACAATGCACAGGACTACTGTGTGCAGGACACGGGTGTTAACACAGCATTTTTAGTCTGGTTTCCTAAAAAGATTAAACCAACGAATCTAGCTTCTCCTTTGTTATACCCATTCATAATGTCAACTAATTTTGATAGCCACGCAGAGGTACTGAAGTTATTaatttcttccacatttctgtgaaaaatcaACGTCACTGGGTAGCCCAGAATAAGCCATAGCACATGTTATTTCTTGCTGAGCTGGTAGACAGCAGAATCTTAGagtaattcaggttggaagggacttttggCAGTATTCACTCCAACCTGCTGCCTAGAGTTGGATCAGGTTGGCCAGGCATCTGTCCAGCTGAATTTCGACTCTCCAAGGAGAGAGACTTTCTCGACTGCCTCTCTGGACCAGTATTTAGCTACCCTcattgttaagaaaaaaaaatttccttatAATAATGGGAATTTCCATAGCTGCAACTTgtgtccattgcctcttgtTTTCTTGCCATGAGCCTCCGAGAAGAGTCCGTCTTTTCTCTATAATCACCCCTCAGATAGTCAAAACCAGTGATTacacctcccttcttcccaggctgagCAAACCCGGGTCTTGTGCATAAAAAATAGATACTAGTATGTCCAATATCCTGCATAAATTTCTGAATCTCAGCTTTATGAAGACTGGAAGGCCACCAAAAATATAGCTCACATAAGGGAACACAGAATGGCACGTGAGAACTGAATTAGAGaccaaactgaaatattttttagaaatctACATTTTCTACTGCAGGCTGTCACCCCATCATCGTATCATATAAGCAATTAATGGAAGAGGATAAAGACCTGTTAAAGAACAGTACAGAAGGGGCATTGAGGGGAGCATTATTTCTTACTGTAGAAAAAATGtaacaccagcagcaggcaaagACTTAGGAGCCAAGCTACACAAAACCTCTCTGCTTACCAGAGTAATTACTCAGATGAAATCTTCCCCAGAAAAAGTGCACTCGGCACTGCTTCACTACTTCTTCCTTCATTAGGCAGTGAAACACAAAGATGAAGAGCCCTAACGAAGAAAGAATTTATATTCACAGGTTTTCTGGTCAATTCTCCGACCTGTTATCCCTTTTCTAAACCCGTATGCCTCTCCGTTACCGGTACGTTAGTGTGGGCAGAGGGtggtgcctgggctgctgtCGCCTTGGCCCAGAATTGCACTGAGCCCGTTGTGCATACGGAAGGGTAAGAGCTTTCTGCAGATTTTCTCTAAGAATAATCTGCAAGTCACCGTAGATGCTATCAACCATTTTTATGCCCCGGTGAAAAGGATTGTGCCGGCTGCagaaaagatgcatttattGGGACCCATGTTTCAAAGGGATGAATTCGTGTCTTTAATAGCGCATCTATCACAGCAACGCTATCCAAGCAACACTATTACCCCACTGTAATGGAGCTTTCCCATTAAAATAGTTAAACACTTAAAATAGTTAACACGACAGCTGTATGAGCACTCCTCTTCCCCCATGTTTCAATTACACGATGttacaaatttatttctattccaCGGCCCTAAACGCTTGTATTTATAGCAGTACCCCATTCAGAAATTACCTTGCAAGGtgttaaaaatgctgaagagatACAAGAAAAATATCCTCACTGCTCCCCAGGCAAAAAAGGCAAAGCCCCAAGTTAAGCCCAAAAGGAACATCAAGCTGAAAGCACTTTTGAGATCTTGGAGAAAACCCCGTCTCCAGAGCCTGGATCTCTTGTGTGTCCTTGATTTCATGGAGCGGATTTGGAGGAGAACAGTGATGAACATGGCTGTATTCATCAAAAACACTAAGACGACATAGGCTATGACGGAGATGTAAAACACTATGTTCTCCTGAATCCAGCAACTGCAAGAAAGGGAGGTATATATTCCATAAGGAGTTTTGCGAGCAGTGAAGCTAATGAAGTCTGGTTTCCAAAACAGGTATCCCGTATGGTTCTCCAGTACCTAGTAAGGGGCATTCCCTAACGTCCATTACTTTCCCTCAGCGAGGACATTCATAGAATCTGTCCACTTGCCTTTTTTATGGATGTTATAGAAATTCAGTAACTTTGAGACTTTAATATCTCTGTCAAATTCAGATAAACTCGACAATTGTTTCACAACTTAATAATGTATACACACAAAGACACACTGCCTTAGGAAAACCAAGTTAAATACAACATAATTAGGAATCTAAGTAACAGTATAGCACAGAGATGAACACTGGTTAGCTTTTCCTCAGACATAAATTAGTGAGTTCTACTGCCTTTTTGCTAAAGGTGAGTAACAATTTTCCCACTGAGGTGTGTTTTCCTCTCTGATGGGACAGAATTCAAATTTTGCAGGTAATCTTCACCAGCAAGTCATCAGATTGCAGAAAGCAGGTGAAAAAATGGAAGCATTCGTTGCTATAaaaccctttttaaaaaggataaagGAATGCAGTGTTTTCCCACTGGAAAAGAGAGGAGGTTGAGatgatttaaataaaagaatttgAAACGATGAAGACAATTATCagaatttacattaaaaaaaaaacaatatgaaaaatacTAGAGCAATTATTCTGCCTTTTGGTTTTACCAGAAGTCTAGAACATGCAGGAGCATATACAATTGGACTGAGTTAATGTCATGTAAAGAAAGAGGTTTTCCAGAAAGTAAAAATTGAGTTGACTGGCAGAAGCTTTCCCTGCCCTCAAGCCTGGTCCACTGATATGAGAGTTACTCCATGTAGTAGTCATACATCCAAAATAATCCAGTGAACCAGAACCATAAACAGAGGGTTTAAGATGGGggagaaaatataaaagcaagagagaagtTGTTGCCTTCTGGTTATTTCTTGTATCTTTGAGATACTCTGGTGACCATCAAAAAGCTTAAGGTATTATACTTACAAATTGGTGAATGGATTGCTCTCAGAATGTGATCTACTGCCATAGAAGTCTTTATTTATGAGGAGCACAGTAGTAATTACAATAGCTGGTATTCCTAATATGGaaggcaagagaaaaataaatatttagattaaaaagaaaaaagggagaataTGGAAAGATGTCAGATAATCTCTGATGAGTGATTACAACAGGCATGTACATTTTAGGGTCAGACTCTAACCCCTAGAGCTCCTTCTGAAACAAATGTAACGAAATGTGTGGCATGGCAGGTTTAATCTCCTTATTTATGTAAATTACAAATGAGTAGgcataaaaatatctgtgtttgCAAAATGTTTGTGAGTGTTCAAACATCTCCAGAAGGGATCCAATCtggtaaaataaaaccagctgaTTATTACAAAAAGCAGAGTGTCAAAAGATAAGCAGACCACAGCATTTTGTGTTAAGACCTGATAGAGAAAGACTTTTGCAGAGTATTTTAGCAGTCTTCCCTTCCACTCATTTCCcatttcctgtatttatttcagttctggCTTTTCTGTTGAACAGCTGCTGCCAACACCACCATCATGGATGGCTGCCCCAGGTACAGTTGTGTGCGCCATCAGATATAAGGACAGAGAAGATGATATATGATGCACACCACTCGAAAGCCTAGCCCCCCCCCTTGAAACAGCACCTAATGGTGACCCAAAAAACACAGACCAAATTCTGCTCTGGGTCAGTGCCTCTGATAACACCTTTTCTAACATCTGAGCCAGCATTTGGGgtcttttttgttaaatttctcCCAAACAAGAAGAAATCTACTTACCCCAGCCAGCAATACAGCATTTTAGCACGTACATTGGGATGTAAACATTGAACACTTTTACAAGAGCCAAGTAAAAGTGAACAGACTCCAGCCACATCCACGTGAAAGCTGCAAGAAGGAAATAGTGAAGGAGCACAGCCACAGCGATACAGACACCTGGCTGGTTGTATGAGGACAGCCAGGAGTTGGTGAGGAAGACCATGTTCAGCATCAGCAGCGCGGTACAAAGATTGAGCAGGATTTTTGAAGGATTGTCTCTCCGCAGCTTTCTAAAAAGATGAGGAAAGTCCACAAGGTTATCATTGCATGAGTTGCTCActaaagcaaagcagcacaaatACGTATTTGTCATATTATAAATTGGCTTCTTGTGTTATGAGTTGTGTCTACATTAGTGTTTTATATCCCATCCCTAGTGTGTTTTTGAAGCAGATCTCCCAGCCTGAAAAAGCAGAGCTTCTACATACACAGAGAC contains these protein-coding regions:
- the LOC130158802 gene encoding adhesion G-protein coupled receptor G2-like; this encodes MEYTDMNYTICFCNHLTHFGVLLDLSQTEIDITHDRVLTLISYAGCGASSLFLGITLATYLTLEKLRRDNPSKILLNLCTALLMLNMVFLTNSWLSSYNQPGVCIAVAVLLHYFLLAAFTWMWLESVHFYLALVKVFNVYIPMYVLKCCIAGWGIPAIVITTVLLINKDFYGSRSHSESNPFTNL